The region TCCCCATGAGAGGTAACCAATTAATatctatgtgatttttttaaggGTTTTCCCCCCAGTGTAGATCTCATATTTCAAATAATTGAGATcgctatatatgtgtatatctcaCCTTTTATTAACTTGAAATTGTcacattttctaaatttgttattaaaaacatgttttttagtGATGACACACTCACTTTATgcatataccataatttatttaatcacttaCCAAGATTTAGGCagattgtttttagtttttccctATTATAACAGGCAAAACACAAAGCAAACTGTCTCAATCTGCAGTGAATCTTTTTGCATGCATTTTGGACAGCATGTATTTTTGAtcaaggaaatacattttaattgcATCTTCTGACTCATGAGAAATGCATCTCTCTATATGCCTAAAGCTATCAGGGCCAATGAAAGACATGTATGTGAGAATGTCCTTTTGAAAATGGGTGAGTTGTGATTGATtactcatttttagaaaaatagttcAGTTTGCAGAGAGAGTCATCTACTTAGGATCCTTTAAATAGCAGCCGTTCAATGGgttgaaatgttttcttccaaatatttatCTGTTTGAGAGTGTTTAGGGGCAGGGCAAGAGGGTAGAGAAATGGATGCCAAGAGCCTCCATCAACTGCAGTAAAGTCTTTCTAAAATAAGAATGTAAGGGAGGAGGCTAGGATCCAATTTACAAAACTGCAGAAACTCGACACTAAATTTATCATAGATAACGAATGCTCCTGTGATCACTGATGGTCTGTTTCCGAGGTTACAAGCTGGCAGCCTGTGATCTGGCCAGCAAACATACTTTATTTGGCCACGTTAGTCTTTCTAAAAAAGTGAACAAACATTCAATCAGTgggagatttcacataaaagtctGTTTTCTGACTTCTCTTGAAAAACCAAAGGCTCTAGTAGTGCTGGGCCTGTTTGACTCCATGGTACCCACTAGCCAGAGGAGTGGGTGACTGTCCTCCCCAGTTTGCCTTCAGACCAGTACTCCAGTTGTACCCCACCTTATCTCGTTTGTTCATGTTTGTTGCCTGCTTGGCTCTTGTAGCCATTTGGGTTTGCAGCCTCTAAGCCGTTTGAAGAAGGTGCAGGATTCCTGAATTAGGAATCCAGAGACCTGTGTTCCCATCTTACCTCCATCACTGGGATGGGGCGTCTCCGGAGAAACCATTTAACTTCCTTGggcctcatctgtcaaatggggctGAAAATAATGCAGGGCGCTACCTGTCTCCCCAGATCATAGTGAGGATCAAAGAAGATCATCTATTCAAGAAAGTTCTCTGAGTTAGGGCTGTTTGAAATGGAAAGGTCAGGCTCTGAAGCAGGCCCCAGGTGCACTGCATATCAGGTGTCAGGCCATGGTGGGAACCTGGCTGCCAGGTGCTAAATTCCCTTCCTGGGGTCGTTGTGGGTGGCTGCTCATGGTCTGTGATGCTGATGTTTGGGAAGGGAATCTACTTGTCCTGtctctctttgcttcaggtggacAGCTGGGCCCTGGGCGTACTGCTTTACACTCTTGTTTACGGAACGATGCCCTTCGATGGTTTCGATCACAAGAACCTCATCCGGCAGATCAGCAGTGGTGAATATCGGGAGCCCACGCAGCCCTCAGGTGCGTGCCCGTGGATGGTCAGCAGCTGGGCCGGGCGAGGCCAGCTCACATGTCTCACTTTTGTGTCGATGTCTGTAAGGAAGACATCTGCTATTCCTCTTGTCCCCAGGTCTTTGCTGAGCTGACTTGTTAGTCCGCTTTCCCCAAGCCTTTCCGCTGTGGTACCTGCAGATCAGTTGTTCTACAGAGCAGGCTAGGAGTCCTATTTGCTTGCTGTGCACGCTTGGGCAAGGCTCTTACCCTGTTTAGATTCTGTTTTCCGCTATTGGTGCACATTTTGGAAAGGGTATGACATGAAACCCCTTCTAGTCTGTGTAGACATAAACTCCCTTGGTAGACTCCAAGTGCATGAGGGTGGCAGCTACTCTTTTCCACACCTTGCCCCGCTGGGGGTATGGTGCAGGGTGTTGTTTCATTACCATAACCGAGAACAACTCTGTCCCATTGCCCCCAGCTCCTAGCAAACTCAGAGGTTTAAATGACTTCGATGAGCCATGTCTCTTGGTTCCCTGGATTGGCGAGAGCTCCTCTGGCCTGGCTGGGGTTTCTCCTGCAGTTGCAGTCAGATGGTAGCTAAGGTTGGGGCCAATTGTGGGGACACCTTGGGGTCCCTCTGTGTGGGCTATCTCTATGAATGGCCTCCTCAGGCCTGTCCCTTCGGGGAGTAGCCAGGACTTCTTACATAGCAGTTCAGGGCTCGAAGATGGAGGAAGAAGTGGCTGCCAGGTCTTCTTAGTGTCTCCTTGGAAGCCAGATAAGGTCACTTCTGCCATGTTTTATCAGTCAAAGTAACCAAGGCCATAAGCTCCATCTCTTGACAGGAAAGCATCATGTGTGTGTAGAAGGGGTGTGTACAGGTAGTCGACTTTAGAATGTAATTAACAGACCTTTCATATACACGGATcctacatgtgtgtacacacacacacacacaggttgaTTCTCATTATTTGCAGCAATTTAGTAAAGTTGCTGTGAATACTGAATTCGTGAATACTGAACCACTGCTCCTAGGGAGATACAGGGCTCGACTCctgtgagcctctggtcacaacGTTTTTGTCATCTGATCACTCCATATCCTTGTCTTTCTGTTTAAAGATGCCTCTTTTAAACTATACTGTTGATTCATGAACATCAGACTCACAGCCAACAGCACTTTCATTCATGCCTGAGAGCAGCTTGTCTGACACTTGTCTGATACCTGTCTGACATTTTCTCTGCATGGCACCTCACTGTCTTCTTGCCCTTAGAATCACCAGACAGCACTTCAGCACCACGCTTGGGGGCCATTTCAGCAGTGAAATCACCAACAGAAAGGGCAACAACGTGAAAAGCATGAACTGAAtggatgatgaaaaggacacttgCAGCACAAGGGCAGAAGCAAGCAGATACTGCCTTGTTGCCTGGCTCTGGCGCAGCTGGGAACACACATGTGCAGTGGAGGCAGCTCATCTTTTGCCTCTCTGTGGAAAGCACCCCGAGTATTGATTTGGGGGTTACCGATACAGCTTAGTGAGTGGGCAAGTTTACAAATACAGAATCTGAATAATGAACATtgacttattttatataaatagatatagatatacacatatctatatctgtatatatttttcaatgagCCAACCTATGGGGTTTGTTGGAGAAAATTCAGGGGGACCTCTACTGTAGCATTCTTGGCTCAGTAGCCAAATGGTGCCAGCACAGTTTCTGGCACATTCCAGGGGTTCAGAGACTATTTCTTGACCGAATGAATGAACATCCTGTTGCCGTACAGAGGTATGCCTCACCCCCAGCACCATTGCCAGGCCCCTGCCAGCTACTCATTAACTGCATAAGTAGCAGACGGGAGGTGGCACCTTCCCAGGATATAATTCAACCCCCACTAGGGAAGCACAGTTTGATCTTAAAAGGTGATTTATAAGCTGCGAGAGTCAATTGGTTCCTGTGGCCTCCTCAGCATCCCTTTGGGGCTTCCTCTTAATTCTTTGGCTGCAGAAATTCGcaaatggaatttttcagacaggCCGTAAACGGATAGCAGATAGAGATCAGCTCTCTGATCCGACAGCGGGGTAGGCTATGGATTATGTCAGAGAGGGACAGGAGGTGAGCGCTGGCTGTGGGTCTCAGAGCCTCTCTGAGGCCCTGGGGTTCAGGCCAGCCTTGAGCACAGTGCCTTTCAGTGCCCAGGTGTGCCAGCTATGAGCACCTCTCCATccttctctgtcgcccccttgaTGGCCTCTTTTTTTGCCACTTCAGCCCTAAAATTCCCTCTTTGTGCTGACATACTTTCCCAGTGACCCGAGCAGTGTGTATTTATAAAAGGCTACCTTTGGAGGACTAACGAGGGTCATGGTAACCTACGCCTGTTCCCCTTTTGGTAAGACGACGCCCATCCAAGGAGTGGTGGGGCCCTGCTTGGGCTGGGCTTAGATTCTTTCCTGGCTACCTGGTCTTCCCCATTTTATAAAGGTCTGAGTTGGTGGAAAGCTCATCAATTCGACATTGCATCACCTGTGTGGCGAAGCATGCCAGGCTGTGATGGCACCCTGGCCTGTGGCTCTGAGTCTGGCTGGTGCTCTCTGATGTTCAGTCTAGAAGGCTGCAGCTTCCCGCTCCACAGTGTGGCTGAACTAGGGCTTCATTTGGATTTTCCTCAAATGAGTGTCTTCCTGGCGTGTCAGCCCTATGGCACAGCCCAGAGCTCCCATAAAATGTATTGTTCCTAGAATTCTCTGGTAGACCATTGGTTAGGGCTTTGcacttccacagcagggggcatggattcgatccccggtccagaaactaagatcctgcatgccaaaaaacaaacaaaaaaatgcatcGTTCCTTTTGTTTCTTGTCCTGTAGATGCTCGAGGCCTCATTCGGTGGATGCTAATGGTGAACCCCGACCGCCGGGCCACCATCGAGGACATCGCCAACCACTGGTGGGTGAACTGGGGCTACAAGAGCAGTGTCTGCGACTGTGACGCCCTTCACAGCTCTGAGTCCCCGTTCTTGGCCCGCATTATCGACTGGCACCACCGTTCCACGGGGCTgcaggctgaagctgaagccaaaATTAAAGGTTTGGCCAAACCCGGGGCCCCCGAGGTCGTGCTGGAGCGTCAGCGGTCACTGAAGAAGTCCAAGAAAGAGAACGACTTCCCTCAGTCTGGCCAGGACTTGGTGCCCGAGAGCCCATCCAAACTGAGCTCCAAGCGGCCCAAAGGGATCCTGAAGAAGCGGAGCAACAGCGAGCATCGCTCCCACAGCACTGGCTTCATCGAGGGTGTCGTCAGCCCGGCCTTACCGCCCACTTTTAAGCTGGAACAGGACTTGTGCCGGACTGCTGTGCCCCTGCCAAGCCCCCCCGAGGCTGAAGTACCAGGTAAACTCAGCCCCAAACAGTCGGCCACGATGCCCAAGAAAGGCATCCTGAAAAAGACCCAGCAGAGAGAATCGGGTTACTATTCATCCCCGGAGCGCAGCGAGTCTTCGGAACTGCTGGACAGTAACGATGGGCTGGGTAGCagcatcccctcccccagccccccagacCCGGCCAGGGTGCCATCCCACAGCCTCTCCTGTCGCAGGAAAGGCATCTTGAAGCATAGCAGCAAGTACTCAGCAGGCACCATGGACCCGGCCCTGACCAGCCCCGAAATGCCCACACTGGAATCCTTGCTAGAGCCGGGTGTCCCTGCCGAGGGCCTCTCCCGGAGCTACAGCCGGCCTTCCAGCGTCATCAGCGATGACAGCGTCCTGTCCAGCGACTCCTTTGACTTGCTCGACTTGCAGGAGAACCACCCTACCCGCCAGCGCATCCGCAGCTGCGTCTCTGCCGAGAACTTCCTCCAGATCCAGGACTTTGAGGGGCTCCAGAGCCGGCCCCGGCCCCAGTACCTGAAGCGGTACCGGAACCGGCTGGCAGACAGCAGCTTCTCCCTCCTCACGGACATGGACGACGTGACTCAGGTCTACAAGAAGGCGCTGGAGATCTGCAACAAGCTCAACTAGCTCCCGGGGTGCAGGGGCGGGGGGGGCTGGGCACAAGGGAGAGGAGTGCGGGTGATGACTGGGCTCTGGAGCTGGTTACCTCTGTGCTGGCCGTGACAATAGACTGACAGAGGGATTGGTGCTGTTTGGCTTTGGCCAAATTTGAAGGCTGAGTCAGTGCCTATGTGGGAGAGGTGGGCAGTCGGCCAGTCCTGCTGACTGCCAATTAGAATTGGGATCCTAATTGGCATTTTGCTTTATGGCATCTCCTAGGGGACCAGCTGTCCAGGGGAGGTGGTGTTGGCCAGCATTTCCAGGATAGGGAGGGAGCATATGGCAGAGGAAGCATTTCTCTAGAAGTCATCTGCAtgcttctggaggagggcaggacagACTATAGCCATCTGTTTCAAAATCACTCAGAACTTGCCCCTTCTCATGTTACTAGCAGGCTTGGTCTGACTGCATAGGGAGGGCATGTCAATTTTAGTTATCTGAGTTTGAATCAGTGATTGATTGATAGGGGCTGCTGGGGGTGTTGGTTTGCGTAGCCCAGTGGGAAGGAGTGCTGTGATTGATTAGTAATGGCTATCATGGGGATGGGAAGGGGTGCAGTAGCACTCATGCCTTGTAGTTATCATCCTTGACCTGGCTAAGCCCTGGGAGTGTTAGTGTAGATCCCATGGGATCTATGTTGTCTCTTTCATGCCACCGTGGGGCATTTGTTAATTTGCTACTCTACCTTGAATGGAAAACAGGGCCTTGGTCAGAGAAAGAATGCTCTGGACACTGCTAAGGACTTAGAGTCAGCCCATGGTGATTGTTTGGCTTCCTGTTGTCTGCCTCTTCTTTCCTAGTGTCTGCCTGGCTCTTGAGCACAACCTCCTGAGGGTGGGCAGGGGAAACGTTGGTGGTGTCAGAGGTCAAAACTATGGTGTAGAACAGTGCTCGAGACCCTCTGTGATCTTTCTAAATTAACGGAAATTGATCCGTATCAGCAAGGGGGCAACTTGTCAATTTCTTTAATGTCTCAATATTAACTGGAATGCTGCCTGTGGGTTCTCACCTGCATGAATGTTTTGAATTGGATGTGAACTGCCTACAGTCTCCAAAGGAGTaactgagtcaactctttaccCTGTTTACTCACAGTaaacagtttcctcatccactCAGTGTAGAATCCTCAGAGGTAGGCGAGTTTGCTTCTGGGAGTTAGTGTGTAGGTGGGATATTTGAAGGAGGAAAGTTAAGTCAGGCAGAAGGTGTTTTCCCCCTCAAATCTAGGTATTCTGTGTCATGGGTTTGAACTCCTAGACTTTGAGGGAAAGGTTCCAGCCACTCAAATGAATAAGCTGCTGAAAGAGTAGAGTGGGTTGGGAGGAAGCAAGTGGAGAGGGAACATTTCCCTGGATGTCATCCTGATGGTTCTGGAGAAGGCAGACGAGAGGTGTGACAGGACTCTTATCTTGAAAAGTCACATAACTCACTTGTGTAACTCCTGGACACCCAGATTGCAGGTGAGACAACATCACTCCCACAATGGGACATCTTCAGATACTGAGTTTGGGATTGATGGTCTtatttgggagtttgggatgaccTCAGCTAATCGAAACTCTTGTTTCAAGATGGCCAACTTCTGAAAGCCACCTGGATATTTGAGGAGAACTAGTCTTGGGGGGTATTTGGGGGAAAACCAACATGGGGAGATGAGAAGGAATTTACCTTCACACACGAAGAACATTGATTACAGTGAAACTGCCCTCTGCTGAAGGAGATGGCTCCAGTTCTCCCCTTGTCACCAGCTCTGGGGTTTTGGCTTGTGCATCCCTTCGGGTTGAGCTGAGTAGTGTAATATGGGAAGCTTTGCGGGTTTTCTTTCATTCAATTCCACCTCCTTCCTGAACTCCAATATAggttcaaagggaaaaaaaaaaccctatagcTAGCAAATTGTTTGTGGGGTATGTGGGTGCGTGGAGGGCATTCTCCAACTTCTAAAGCTCCCTCTTCCTTGTATCACTTTATGCAGCCTTTTCTGGACAGCCTATACTGCCACATTGCTGGTCCCTCATGCATGGCAGCCTGTTTAGTTGGTAGCTGTCAGTGTGACTTAGGTATAACATCTGCCTACTGGTTGATGTAGTTTCCTTTTGCCCAAGTGATTGTGTCTGTTTGGTATTTTCCATCCTTATAATCTTTAAGTAAAAGTGACACTATTAAGGAAAGTGATTCTATCCCTAGCCTCCAAAATacatgtgttttctctttctcagtgGACCCAGACAGTGGATTGTGGCAAAGCTAGTCCTCCACTCAGAGGCAGAGACTGCATTGACTCCTAGTCTGCTGGTGGTCTTAGGCACCTGCAGTATTTCAGGGGCTGAGTTTTCCCTTCAAAGAGGGCTGGAGATCAGCTGATCTCTCAAGTCCCTGCCTAGTTCTGACATTCTGCTAACATCCTTTGGATGTTGATTCTGGATATGATGTTGACTCTgtcctttcaaaaaagaaagaagaaacttgGAATAGAGGGAAAAGACCTCAAAGCAGCTCCCTTCCTTCTTACTAAGTCCTCTCATCCCTTCCAGCCAAGGAAATCGTGCTTGATTTATTTCCATGGAATTACAAGTGAGAGACACCTTGATGACTCGGTgggccaagcaggagactcggggTCCACTCTCCTGGTCCTTCCTTGCCTCCGTGGGCCTTTCAGCGTCTTAGTTTACACATCTGCCAAAGGAGTAGAGTTAATACTTCTTTTTACAGGTAAATTTCAAGGCATGATCAGTTTTCAGGAAGTGCTTCAAGACCCCGGGTGAAATGAAAATGCCAAGTGCTCTCTGAATTTCCATCCCTGTTACAAGGTGCTGCTTCTGCAGATGGCAAAGAGTACCTTTTGGGGTGAAACTCAGGTGAGTGTTGGCCAGGCCTGTTGTCTTGAGTACAAATgtgaatgactgactgactgcTTATTGCCAAACTGGAAATGTTCTGTAGGGATTTACTGGCATGGTATcattcctagaagaaaaaaaaaaaaaaaaagagaaacttgactgcacatttttttttttaatccatgttgtgacttttatttaatttctatttttttggtaataaaaagttgacttttttatttgaatttgtctttttttatttattggtcTGAAAGGCATTTCAAaggtattataataatatattggtGTAATTTAATTGGTGCAACATGCTTTATGGCTCCAGTCAAAATTagttttcattcatttgattGGTTTGAGCCCAGGACAGCCTacaggggattaaaaaaaaaaagctggataaCCACCCAAAGTGTTTGCATTTTCATTGGaaactgattttgtttttgtttgtttttatttttaaattaaataaattgccatgaactgaagtgaactggaaACTTGTGTCtttatttggttgtttttctCTTAGTTAAGAGATAGATTGGGTATTAAGTAACAGAAACCCACCCATTAGCTTAAGCACAAAAGGGAAATTTCTTCAAAGTTCTCAGAAGAGAAAATATAGCTGGCAGTGCAGTTGGAACCAGGAATTGAAAAAGCAGGATCCAGGCCCTCTTTTCTGCTCCTTCTCACagtccagttttattcttctccttCTGTAGCCTTGTTTTCTCCTCCCAGGTTTTAATGACACACCTTGGCTTACCCCATAGCTTACAAATTCACACATTCTCAGTTCTAGTTTCCAAAAAGTTGACCAGGTTCCTGCAACCTGTACTAGAGATGGCATCAAAGGTTAACTCAGCCACACTGGCTTTCCATGTTagcctcctctgcctgccccctgccAGGGTTCTCTCCATCCAGGCAGTTGTTGCCTAGCTGCAAAGAAGTGtgggactcttttgtgaccctatgtactgtagaccaccaggctccttctgtccatggaatttcccaagcaagaacactggaatggattaccatttccttcttcaggggatcttcccgacccagggattgaattcatgtcttctgcactggcaggtggattctttaccattgtgccacctgggaaaccctgttgTAGAGGCTGAATCAAATGTGACATGTAAGGGGTAGCCAGAAAATAGAGCTGGTTGGATTGCCACAGCTAACATATTGTCAACTTATGTCAGTGAGGTTAATGTAAAATGG is a window of Odocoileus virginianus isolate 20LAN1187 ecotype Illinois chromosome 23, Ovbor_1.2, whole genome shotgun sequence DNA encoding:
- the NUAK1 gene encoding NUAK family SNF1-like kinase 1 isoform X2, translated to MEYASKGELYDYISERRRLSERETRHFFRQIVSAVHHCHKNGVVHRDLKLENILLDDNCNIKIADFGLSNLYQKDKFLQTFCGSPLYASPEIVNGRPYRGPEVDSWALGVLLYTLVYGTMPFDGFDHKNLIRQISSGEYREPTQPSDARGLIRWMLMVNPDRRATIEDIANHWWVNWGYKSSVCDCDALHSSESPFLARIIDWHHRSTGLQAEAEAKIKGLAKPGAPEVVLERQRSLKKSKKENDFPQSGQDLVPESPSKLSSKRPKGILKKRSNSEHRSHSTGFIEGVVSPALPPTFKLEQDLCRTAVPLPSPPEAEVPGKLSPKQSATMPKKGILKKTQQRESGYYSSPERSESSELLDSNDGLGSSIPSPSPPDPARVPSHSLSCRRKGILKHSSKYSAGTMDPALTSPEMPTLESLLEPGVPAEGLSRSYSRPSSVISDDSVLSSDSFDLLDLQENHPTRQRIRSCVSAENFLQIQDFEGLQSRPRPQYLKRYRNRLADSSFSLLTDMDDVTQVYKKALEICNKLN
- the NUAK1 gene encoding NUAK family SNF1-like kinase 1 isoform X1; its protein translation is MEGAAAPAAGPDLGPGAPGSPPEAGAIAAPSAAAPEPRKPHGVKRHHHKHNLKHRYELQETLGKGTYGKVKRATERFSGRVVAIKSIRKDKIKDEQDMVHIRREIEIMSSLNHPHIISIYEVFENKDKIVIIMEYASKGELYDYISERRRLSERETRHFFRQIVSAVHHCHKNGVVHRDLKLENILLDDNCNIKIADFGLSNLYQKDKFLQTFCGSPLYASPEIVNGRPYRGPEVDSWALGVLLYTLVYGTMPFDGFDHKNLIRQISSGEYREPTQPSDARGLIRWMLMVNPDRRATIEDIANHWWVNWGYKSSVCDCDALHSSESPFLARIIDWHHRSTGLQAEAEAKIKGLAKPGAPEVVLERQRSLKKSKKENDFPQSGQDLVPESPSKLSSKRPKGILKKRSNSEHRSHSTGFIEGVVSPALPPTFKLEQDLCRTAVPLPSPPEAEVPGKLSPKQSATMPKKGILKKTQQRESGYYSSPERSESSELLDSNDGLGSSIPSPSPPDPARVPSHSLSCRRKGILKHSSKYSAGTMDPALTSPEMPTLESLLEPGVPAEGLSRSYSRPSSVISDDSVLSSDSFDLLDLQENHPTRQRIRSCVSAENFLQIQDFEGLQSRPRPQYLKRYRNRLADSSFSLLTDMDDVTQVYKKALEICNKLN